One Octopus sinensis linkage group LG11, ASM634580v1, whole genome shotgun sequence genomic window carries:
- the LOC118765437 gene encoding tigger transposable element-derived protein 1-like, whose translation MAPKKIHSEIIAIFKRYYMKCMLWQAIAATDLDDSITLCDFWKRYDIYKAVQKIAAAWKDVQSAAMNGVWKKLCKQFVNDFKGFDNVAINKMLVTTSKELEMDLEEKVFTDVFERQVAPDKQGFDSSS comes from the exons ATGGCtcctaagaaaattcatagtgaaa TAATTGCTATCTTCAAGCGTTACTATATGAAGTGTATGCTGTGGCAAGCAATAGCTGCAACTGATCTTGATGATTCCATCACACTTTGTGACTTTTGGAAGAGATATGATATCTACAAGGCTGTACAGAAGATAGCAGCGGCATGGAAGGATGTACAGAGCGCGGCTATGAACGGTGTATGGAAGAAGCTATGCAAACAATTTGTGAATGATTTTAAGGGGtttgataatgttgccatcaacaaAATGTTGGTGACTACgagcaaagaactggaaatggatTTGGAAGAGAAGGTTTTCACAGATGTATTTGAAAGACAAGTAGCCCCTGACAAACAAGGATTTGATAGTTCTTCATGA